One part of the Oceanihabitans sp. IOP_32 genome encodes these proteins:
- a CDS encoding rhodanese-like domain-containing protein gives MIIKQFEDKPLAHYSYAIISEGKMALIDPSRDPKPYYELAEVHHAKISAVFETHPHADFVSSHLQIHKETGAPIYTSKLVGANYPHNTFDDGNEVILGKVTFKAINTPGHSPDSLTIIAEDESNKQVMFSGDTLFIGDVGRPDLREKAGNMRAKREELAKSMYNTMKNKFNHLPDSTIVYPAHGAGSLCGKNMSKDSSSTLGRERQENWAFKNLTEDQFVEHILKDQPFIPSYFGFNVDMNKEGADNFEIGIAKPTLHFKTENTFDPNDVLVIDVRSKDDFNKKHLAKSINIIAQTEDDKFETWLGAIVKPKEPFYVVLNSINDREDIMKRIAKIGYEKQVVSLITLNDTSLLSSEVLNVEDFKKQMDAYTLIDVRNTSEIEEGQIFEKAIPIPLNQLRDSKDEIPTDKSIVVYCAGGYRSATGRSIISNLTNEVAVYDLGADVKAFH, from the coding sequence ATGATAATTAAACAATTTGAAGATAAGCCTTTAGCGCACTATTCTTATGCTATAATTAGTGAAGGTAAAATGGCTTTAATTGATCCTTCGAGAGATCCCAAACCCTACTACGAATTAGCAGAAGTACATCATGCTAAAATTTCGGCCGTATTTGAAACACACCCACATGCCGATTTTGTTAGCAGTCATTTACAAATACACAAAGAAACTGGTGCCCCAATTTATACAAGCAAGCTTGTTGGAGCCAATTATCCTCATAACACTTTTGATGATGGCAATGAAGTCATATTAGGCAAGGTTACCTTTAAAGCCATCAATACACCTGGACACTCACCAGATAGTCTCACAATTATAGCTGAAGATGAATCTAATAAACAGGTCATGTTTTCTGGAGACACTTTGTTTATTGGCGATGTTGGACGGCCAGATTTAAGAGAAAAAGCGGGTAATATGAGGGCTAAACGAGAAGAATTGGCCAAAAGTATGTATAACACCATGAAGAATAAATTTAACCATTTACCTGACAGTACTATTGTTTATCCTGCACATGGCGCTGGTTCGTTGTGTGGTAAAAACATGAGTAAGGATTCTTCTAGTACTTTAGGAAGAGAAAGACAAGAGAACTGGGCATTTAAAAATTTAACCGAAGACCAGTTTGTTGAGCATATTTTAAAAGATCAACCCTTTATCCCTTCTTATTTTGGTTTTAATGTCGATATGAACAAAGAAGGTGCAGATAATTTTGAAATAGGTATAGCCAAACCAACCTTACATTTTAAAACAGAAAATACTTTTGATCCAAATGATGTTTTAGTCATCGATGTTAGAAGTAAAGACGATTTTAATAAGAAGCATTTAGCGAAAAGCATAAATATCATTGCCCAAACTGAAGATGATAAGTTTGAAACATGGTTAGGGGCTATTGTTAAACCTAAAGAACCTTTCTATGTGGTTTTAAATTCTATAAATGATAGAGAAGATATTATGAAACGGATTGCCAAAATAGGTTATGAAAAACAAGTGGTGAGCTTAATAACCTTAAATGACACTTCTCTTTTAAGCTCTGAAGTTTTAAATGTCGAGGATTTTAAAAAACAAATGGATGCTTACACCTTAATAGATGTTAGAAATACCAGTGAAATAGAAGAAGGTCAAATTTTTGAAAAAGCCATTCCTATTCCTTTAAATCAATTAAGAGATTCTAAGGATGAAATCCCCACAGACAAATCCATAGTGGTGTATTGTGCTGGTGGT
- a CDS encoding KTSC domain-containing protein: MKRIAEYKKLFEVQKDLDLKTLKKTYRNLVKEWHPDKFQDGDIKAFEAEEKSRKIIDAYHFLVSIAPETKAANLEDYTNTITKSAIADYQHNGMLLEVTFTDGHVYEYFGITKQVYIKMINSNNINRFARRTIYSNYIYRKTKRQLEEA; the protein is encoded by the coding sequence ATGAAACGTATAGCAGAATACAAGAAATTATTTGAGGTACAAAAAGATTTAGACCTCAAAACACTAAAAAAGACGTATCGTAACTTAGTAAAGGAATGGCATCCCGATAAATTTCAAGATGGAGACATCAAAGCTTTTGAAGCCGAAGAAAAAAGTAGAAAAATTATTGACGCTTACCATTTTTTAGTAAGTATTGCACCAGAAACTAAAGCTGCTAATTTAGAAGACTACACGAATACCATTACAAAGTCGGCCATTGCAGACTACCAGCACAATGGTATGCTTTTGGAAGTGACCTTTACAGATGGTCATGTTTATGAGTATTTTGGTATTACAAAGCAGGTTTATATAAAAATGATTAATTCAAATAATATCAATCGTTTTGCCAGACGCACTATTTATTCAAATTACATTTACAGAAAGACTAAACGTCAGTTAGAAGAAGCTTAA
- a CDS encoding DEAD/DEAH box helicase — translation MANTIKDQQDILSKLNIRVLNPMQEEAISVIEKNTNTILLSPTGTGKTVAFLLPLIKALDPDCSEVQALILVPSRELAIQIEQVARTVGSGFKVNAVYGGRPLSKDKIEIKHVPAILIGTPGRIADHFSNDRFSKTAIKMLILDEFDKSLEVGFESEMRYIINQLPYLNKRVLTSATQGVKTPGFVRLDKPTTVNFLKESTVSKLQIKTVLTPEKDKLKTLLDLIHHIGNQQGMVFCNLRGSINEVSRFLDRNKINHSCFSGGMEQKDRERSLIKFRNGTSQLLIATDLAGRGIDIPELECIIHYEIPRAAEEFIHRNGRTARVDAKGVAYVLQYKNRNLPDFIKNSEVANISKKALQKPQFWETLFISGGRKDKISKGDIAGLFFKQGNITKDQLGVIELKQDCTFVAVPLSIADTLVEKLNNTRLKKKKVRVTVL, via the coding sequence ATGGCAAACACAATTAAAGATCAGCAGGATATTTTATCGAAATTAAATATTCGCGTTTTAAATCCGATGCAGGAAGAGGCTATTTCTGTGATTGAAAAAAACACCAATACCATACTGCTTTCGCCAACAGGAACGGGTAAAACCGTAGCTTTTTTATTGCCACTAATTAAAGCATTAGATCCCGATTGTAGTGAAGTTCAAGCCTTGATTTTGGTGCCTTCGCGAGAATTGGCGATACAAATTGAGCAGGTGGCACGCACTGTGGGTTCTGGTTTTAAAGTGAATGCCGTTTACGGTGGTCGCCCCTTGTCTAAAGATAAGATAGAAATTAAGCACGTGCCTGCTATTTTGATTGGGACACCTGGACGAATTGCAGATCATTTTAGTAACGATCGTTTTTCTAAAACGGCTATTAAAATGCTCATTTTAGATGAGTTTGATAAGTCTTTAGAGGTGGGGTTTGAGTCTGAAATGCGATACATCATCAATCAATTACCATATCTCAATAAACGCGTATTAACATCGGCAACTCAAGGCGTTAAAACTCCTGGTTTTGTGCGTTTAGATAAGCCAACTACAGTTAATTTCTTAAAGGAAAGCACAGTATCTAAATTGCAAATTAAAACAGTATTAACACCAGAAAAGGACAAATTAAAAACTTTGTTAGATCTCATTCATCATATAGGAAATCAACAAGGCATGGTATTTTGTAATTTACGTGGTAGTATCAATGAGGTGAGTCGGTTTTTAGATCGAAATAAGATTAATCACAGTTGCTTCTCTGGTGGTATGGAGCAAAAAGATAGAGAGCGATCCTTAATTAAATTTAGAAACGGAACGAGCCAACTTTTAATAGCAACAGATTTAGCGGGACGAGGTATTGATATTCCAGAATTAGAATGTATAATTCATTACGAAATTCCTAGGGCAGCAGAAGAGTTTATTCATAGAAATGGAAGAACCGCAAGAGTAGACGCCAAAGGAGTCGCTTACGTATTGCAATATAAAAACCGAAATTTACCTGATTTTATTAAGAATTCTGAAGTTGCAAATATTTCTAAAAAAGCCCTTCAGAAGCCTCAATTTTGGGAAACTTTATTTATTTCTGGGGGCAGAAAAGATAAAATCTCTAAAGGAGATATTGCTGGTTTATTTTTTAAACAAGGGAATATCACTAAAGATCAATTGGGAGTGATTGAATTAAAACAAGATTGCACTTTTGTGGCCGTGCCCTTAAGTATTGCAGATACCTTGGTAGAAAAGTTAAATAATACACGGTTAAAAAAGAAAAAGGTAAGGGTTACGGTGTTATAA
- a CDS encoding transposase, translating to MKIQRISELQHEFSFLSATENFDAFYTRFLKSDLGKIYLAIPWKSLVEAFQIKEKAFGSKMIFSPKGRIALMFLKHYTCSSDRKLIEQLNSNIDYQFFCDIHLGFSRITNFKIVSQIRCELAEKLKIDALEKSLYKHWRPHIENKNQITVDATCYESELRYPTPQKLLWEAVDWLYRQLKKICKVLGLKMMRTKYIKWKKRYFGFSKMRRKTNKKRKPLTRALLHLLNKLIGFEKELRTSYKLECRVAYFRRVATIKKVYAQQQQYFETGVSPKNRIVSIAKSYLRPIVRGKEVKSVEFGAKVNKLQIDGISFIEHLNFNAFNEGTRLKKTIYKAQSLTKIKQK from the coding sequence ATGAAAATACAAAGAATTAGTGAATTACAGCACGAATTTTCATTTTTATCTGCTACTGAAAATTTTGATGCGTTTTATACCCGTTTTTTAAAGAGTGACCTAGGGAAGATTTACTTAGCTATTCCCTGGAAATCTTTAGTCGAAGCTTTTCAGATTAAAGAAAAAGCATTTGGTTCAAAAATGATCTTTAGCCCCAAGGGAAGAATCGCACTGATGTTTTTAAAGCATTACACATGCAGTTCTGATAGGAAGCTGATAGAACAGCTCAATAGTAATATTGATTACCAATTTTTTTGTGATATTCATTTAGGGTTTTCTAGGATTACGAATTTTAAAATAGTTAGTCAAATACGCTGTGAACTGGCAGAAAAACTCAAGATTGACGCATTAGAAAAGTCACTTTATAAACATTGGCGACCCCATATAGAAAATAAAAATCAAATCACAGTTGATGCCACCTGCTATGAGAGCGAGCTCCGTTATCCCACGCCTCAAAAGCTCCTATGGGAAGCTGTAGATTGGTTGTATAGGCAGCTAAAAAAAATCTGTAAGGTTTTAGGTTTAAAAATGATGCGCACCAAGTATATAAAATGGAAAAAGCGCTATTTTGGATTTAGTAAAATGCGCAGAAAAACCAACAAGAAAAGAAAGCCACTTACCAGGGCGTTATTACACCTATTAAATAAGCTTATAGGCTTTGAAAAAGAGCTTCGCACTTCTTATAAACTTGAATGTCGTGTAGCTTATTTTAGAAGAGTCGCTACTATCAAAAAAGTATATGCGCAGCAACAGCAATACTTTGAAACAGGCGTATCACCAAAAAACAGAATAGTAAGTATTGCGAAAAGTTACCTTAGACCAATAGTGAGAGGAAAAGAAGTAAAATCTGTTGAGTTCGGAGCCAAAGTAAACAAGCTGCAAATAGACGGTATCAGCTTTATAGAGCATTTAAATTTCAATGCTTTTAATGAAGGTACAAGATTAAAGAAAACCATTTACAAAGCACAATCGCTTACAAAAATAAAACAAAAATAG
- a CDS encoding iron-containing alcohol dehydrogenase codes for MAKFIVPKEIHHGLGSLERLKDLKGKKAVFVIGGNSVRKNGSLECAQKFLAEANIESAVFGGVEADPSIDTVYKGAAFITEEQPDIIIGLGGCSAIDAAKAMWIYYEYPDSKLEDLVAPFAVKPLRNKAIFVAAPSTSGTGTEITGLAVITDREKGTKYPIVSHELTPDVAIIDGELCVSMPTHVTANTGLDVLSHGVEAYVSNIADHYNDALAKGATDLVFKNLQTVVKEPNNLEARQTMHDASCMAGMAFTNVWLGIVHSMSHQIGGTFGIPHGCCNSILMPNVIRFNSKVTDKYEDLAGLLGKSTAEDFAQEVSNLRESVGVVGSLKEYGIDQKEWEAKLDTLTENAMKDPCTLFNPRKPKFEEIKAILQACYDGEAITF; via the coding sequence ATGGCAAAATTTATTGTACCAAAGGAAATACATCACGGCTTAGGAAGTCTTGAAAGATTAAAAGATTTAAAAGGAAAAAAAGCAGTTTTTGTAATTGGAGGTAATTCAGTTAGAAAAAATGGTTCACTTGAATGCGCACAAAAGTTCTTAGCTGAAGCTAATATCGAGTCTGCAGTATTTGGAGGTGTAGAAGCAGATCCTTCAATAGATACGGTTTATAAAGGTGCTGCATTTATAACCGAAGAACAACCAGATATTATTATAGGCTTAGGTGGCTGTTCGGCTATCGATGCGGCGAAAGCCATGTGGATTTATTACGAATACCCAGATTCTAAACTAGAAGATTTAGTGGCACCTTTTGCAGTTAAGCCATTACGTAATAAAGCTATTTTTGTGGCGGCACCTTCAACTAGTGGTACAGGTACCGAGATTACTGGCCTTGCTGTAATAACAGATAGAGAAAAAGGAACTAAATACCCAATTGTTTCTCACGAATTAACCCCAGATGTTGCCATAATAGATGGTGAGCTTTGTGTTAGTATGCCAACCCACGTTACTGCTAATACTGGTTTAGATGTATTAAGTCACGGAGTTGAAGCTTATGTTTCTAATATTGCCGACCATTATAATGATGCTTTAGCAAAGGGTGCGACCGACTTGGTTTTTAAAAATTTACAAACCGTTGTTAAAGAGCCTAATAACTTAGAAGCTCGTCAAACTATGCACGATGCTTCTTGTATGGCCGGAATGGCGTTTACCAATGTTTGGTTAGGAATAGTTCATTCCATGTCTCATCAAATTGGTGGTACTTTTGGGATTCCTCATGGTTGTTGTAACTCTATTTTAATGCCTAATGTTATTCGATTTAACTCGAAAGTAACCGATAAATATGAAGATTTAGCAGGTTTATTAGGAAAATCTACTGCTGAAGATTTCGCTCAAGAGGTTTCAAATTTACGTGAATCTGTTGGTGTTGTCGGTTCTTTAAAAGAATACGGTATTGATCAAAAAGAATGGGAAGCAAAACTAGATACCCTTACTGAAAACGCGATGAAAGATCCTTGTACGCTTTTCAATCCTAGAAAACCAAAATTTGAAGAAATAAAAGCTATTCTTCAAGCTTGTTATGACGGTGAAGCAATTACTTTTTAA
- a CDS encoding alpha/beta hydrolase: MKSQEKEISYTTINSYSTLNSLSRSTKNVWFVCHGMGYLSRYFLKYFKGLHPVENYIIAPQAASKYYLNANFRRVGANWLTKETTAKDTENIMRNFDAIFEAENIPENLNLIVLGYSQGVSVALRYVAKRQLQCHQLILHSGGIPEELSTEDFKFLKAKVTLICGTNDEYLTEGRLDSETKKAKNLFKENLNVMMFDGKHEVNVDIINSLV, encoded by the coding sequence ATGAAATCACAAGAAAAAGAAATCTCATACACAACAATCAACTCCTATTCTACCCTAAATTCACTTTCCAGATCGACTAAAAACGTATGGTTTGTTTGTCATGGTATGGGCTATTTAAGTCGGTATTTTTTAAAGTATTTTAAAGGATTACATCCCGTTGAAAATTATATTATTGCACCACAAGCTGCTAGTAAATATTATCTTAATGCCAACTTTAGACGCGTTGGCGCCAATTGGTTAACCAAAGAAACTACTGCAAAAGACACCGAGAATATTATGCGCAATTTTGATGCTATTTTTGAAGCTGAAAACATCCCAGAAAACCTTAATCTAATAGTTTTAGGATATTCGCAAGGCGTTAGTGTTGCCCTGCGTTATGTGGCCAAACGACAACTACAGTGCCACCAATTAATTTTACATTCTGGCGGCATTCCAGAGGAATTAAGTACTGAAGATTTTAAATTTTTAAAGGCTAAAGTAACTTTAATTTGTGGTACTAATGATGAGTATTTAACAGAAGGACGCTTAGACTCTGAAACTAAAAAAGCCAAAAATTTATTTAAAGAAAACTTGAATGTTATGATGTTTGACGGGAAGCACGAAGTGAATGTTGATATTATAAATAGTTTGGTATAA
- a CDS encoding PaaI family thioesterase — MQLSKEAVLMKANQACKNTLMETLNIEVVDFGADFLVARMPVDSRVYQPDGVLHGGATAALAESVGSFASHIFNDTEKFFVRGTEITANHLKSVTEGFVYAKATFLHKGRTTQLLDIRVTDDDDNLVSVCRLSTISLPKKKQ; from the coding sequence ATGCAATTATCTAAAGAAGCCGTTTTAATGAAAGCGAATCAAGCGTGTAAAAACACCTTAATGGAAACCTTAAATATTGAGGTTGTAGATTTTGGAGCCGATTTTTTAGTTGCGAGAATGCCCGTTGATTCTAGAGTTTATCAACCAGACGGTGTTTTACATGGTGGTGCTACAGCGGCTTTGGCCGAAAGTGTGGGAAGTTTTGCATCGCATATATTTAATGATACCGAAAAATTTTTTGTGCGTGGTACAGAGATAACAGCCAACCATTTAAAAAGTGTTACAGAAGGTTTTGTTTACGCTAAAGCGACGTTTTTACACAAAGGAAGAACGACACAGTTGTTGGATATTCGAGTGACCGATGACGATGATAATTTGGTTTCTGTGTGCCGACTCTCAACCATTTCATTACCAAAAAAGAAACAGTAA
- a CDS encoding chorismate-binding protein translates to MTFDDFFKRMAAQYESAKPLVAYSKPNDNKIKAILQDTNDLYYTNDFNEQGFVFSTFDDNKDSVLMPLENSEVISTSQELEVSTAVKTPIENYKISSHSKDFHINLVSKGMEAINASAFRKVVLSRRETVNLSHSNPILIFKRLLNTYTSAFVYCWYHPQVGLWLGATPEALINIEGQQFSIMALAGTQDYKGTQDVVWKDKEKDEQQIVTNFILEGLKPLTEKIKISETETVKAGNLLHLKTMVSARLKAQSNLKEVLSVLHPTPAVCGFPKLEAKQFILKHENYNREFYTGFLGELNFETTKAPRSGKRNIENRAYAITKKSSQLFVNLRCMQLKGSKAMIYVGGGITKSSNAAHEWEETVSKSRVIKNVL, encoded by the coding sequence ATGACTTTCGATGATTTTTTTAAGCGCATGGCGGCACAGTACGAAAGCGCTAAACCCTTAGTAGCCTATAGTAAACCTAACGACAACAAAATAAAAGCCATACTTCAAGATACAAATGATTTATACTACACAAATGATTTTAACGAACAAGGGTTTGTGTTTTCAACTTTTGATGATAACAAGGATTCGGTTTTAATGCCATTGGAAAATTCGGAAGTAATTTCCACTTCTCAAGAACTTGAGGTTTCTACGGCTGTAAAAACGCCTATTGAAAACTATAAAATTTCGTCTCATTCTAAAGATTTTCATATCAATCTGGTTAGTAAAGGGATGGAGGCTATTAATGCTAGTGCATTTAGAAAAGTTGTTTTATCCCGTCGGGAAACTGTAAATCTTTCGCACTCTAATCCTATTTTAATTTTTAAAAGGCTTTTAAATACCTATACATCTGCATTTGTATATTGTTGGTATCATCCGCAAGTAGGATTGTGGTTAGGAGCCACACCAGAGGCCTTAATTAATATAGAAGGTCAACAATTTTCTATAATGGCCTTGGCAGGTACTCAAGATTACAAGGGCACGCAGGACGTGGTTTGGAAAGACAAAGAAAAAGACGAGCAGCAAATTGTAACTAATTTTATTCTGGAAGGTTTAAAACCATTAACCGAAAAAATAAAAATATCGGAAACAGAAACCGTAAAAGCTGGAAATTTATTGCACTTAAAAACCATGGTATCTGCAAGATTAAAGGCGCAATCAAATTTAAAGGAAGTGTTGTCTGTATTGCATCCCACACCAGCGGTTTGTGGGTTTCCAAAACTTGAAGCAAAACAGTTTATTTTAAAACATGAAAATTACAATCGAGAATTCTACACTGGTTTTTTAGGAGAATTAAATTTTGAAACTACAAAAGCACCGCGATCTGGAAAGCGTAATATAGAGAATAGAGCCTATGCCATTACAAAAAAAAGCAGTCAATTATTTGTTAATTTACGCTGTATGCAATTAAAAGGCTCTAAAGCTATGATTTATGTTGGTGGTGGCATTACTAAAAGCTCTAATGCTGCGCATGAATGGGAAGAAACGGTATCAAAATCTAGGGTTATTAAAAACGTGTTATAA
- the menD gene encoding 2-succinyl-5-enolpyruvyl-6-hydroxy-3-cyclohexene-1-carboxylic-acid synthase, translating to MKYPKIPLAQTLIKLCEAKGIKHIIISPGSRNAPLTIGFSHHPYFKCYSIVDERCAAFFALGIAQQLQEPTAVVCTSGSALLNYYPAVAEAFFSDIPLVVISADRPKHLIGIGDGQTINQNHVFENHILYSANLELNLDNKQSLQDRNEIEINKALNTAYLKQGPVHINVPFDEPLYDMVDAASVNPQVIPAEDNVLPMESSVINTCINDWNSASKKMILVGVNPPNTINQEWLDVIAKDDSVIVFTETTSNLQHDDFFPSIDKIILPLNDEALMRLQPDILLTFGGLIVSKKIKAFLRKYRPQQHWHIGTTKANDTFFSLNRCLEAKPNDFFSEFLSGITTKQSDYKPSWNQIKAHRNSKHDEYLKTIDFSDFKAFEIIFKAIPNHTILQLGNSSTIRYAQLFDLNKTLNVFCNRGTSGIDGSTSTAIGCAVVNTKQTTFISGDLSFIYDSNALWNNYVPNTFRVIVINNQGGGIFRILPGHKNTENFDTYFETKHELTAEHLCKMYGFEYTKVSNTKALQGALQSFYLESNQPKLLEVFTPQTTNDEILLDYFRFIS from the coding sequence ATGAAATACCCTAAAATTCCGCTTGCGCAAACGCTTATAAAGCTTTGCGAAGCAAAAGGCATAAAGCATATTATTATTTCTCCCGGTAGCAGAAATGCCCCTCTAACTATTGGTTTTTCTCACCATCCTTATTTTAAATGCTATAGCATTGTAGACGAGCGTTGTGCCGCATTTTTTGCTTTGGGTATTGCCCAACAATTACAAGAACCAACGGCTGTAGTTTGTACTTCTGGTAGTGCCTTGTTAAATTATTATCCTGCTGTTGCCGAGGCTTTTTTTAGTGATATTCCTTTAGTTGTTATATCGGCCGATAGACCTAAACATTTAATTGGTATTGGCGATGGTCAAACCATTAATCAAAACCATGTTTTTGAAAATCATATTTTATATTCGGCAAATTTAGAACTGAATTTAGACAATAAACAAAGCCTCCAAGACCGTAACGAAATAGAAATAAATAAAGCTCTAAATACAGCGTACCTAAAACAAGGGCCTGTGCATATTAATGTGCCTTTTGATGAGCCTTTGTACGACATGGTTGATGCAGCTTCTGTGAATCCTCAAGTGATCCCTGCCGAAGACAACGTTTTACCAATGGAGTCTTCTGTAATAAACACATGTATTAATGATTGGAATAGCGCATCAAAAAAAATGATTTTGGTTGGGGTTAATCCGCCCAACACCATAAACCAAGAATGGTTGGATGTTATTGCAAAAGACGACAGTGTGATTGTGTTTACCGAAACCACTTCGAATTTGCAACACGACGATTTTTTTCCGAGTATCGATAAGATTATTTTGCCTTTAAACGATGAGGCCTTAATGCGTTTACAGCCCGATATTTTATTAACCTTTGGCGGTTTAATCGTATCAAAAAAAATAAAAGCTTTTTTACGCAAGTACAGACCCCAACAACATTGGCATATTGGCACAACCAAAGCCAACGATACGTTTTTTAGCTTGAATAGATGTTTAGAGGCCAAGCCAAACGACTTTTTTTCTGAATTTTTATCAGGAATTACTACAAAACAGTCTGATTACAAACCGAGTTGGAACCAAATAAAGGCTCACCGAAATAGTAAACATGACGAGTATTTAAAAACCATAGATTTTAGCGATTTTAAAGCCTTCGAAATTATTTTTAAAGCCATTCCCAATCACACGATATTGCAACTAGGTAACAGCTCTACCATACGCTACGCGCAGTTATTCGATTTAAACAAAACGCTAAACGTGTTTTGCAATCGTGGCACCAGTGGTATTGATGGTAGCACGAGTACAGCGATTGGTTGTGCCGTGGTTAACACCAAACAAACCACTTTTATTTCTGGTGATTTAAGCTTTATTTACGACAGTAATGCGCTGTGGAATAACTATGTTCCCAATACCTTTAGAGTAATTGTTATTAATAACCAAGGTGGTGGCATTTTTAGAATTCTTCCCGGACATAAAAACACCGAAAATTTCGACACCTATTTTGAAACGAAACATGAGCTAACGGCAGAACACTTATGTAAGATGTATGGTTTTGAATACACTAAGGTTTCAAATACAAAGGCCTTACAAGGTGCTTTACAATCATTTTATCTAGAGAGTAACCAACCCAAATTATTGGAAGTGTTTACGCCACAAACTACAAACGATGAGATTTTACTCGATTATTTTAGATTTATAAGTTAG
- a CDS encoding DUF2853 family protein — protein MSKRDELIAKYAADLKDKCSVTPDMDLLTKVTIGCGPSIYNADASTVSGSDESELATVKNNFLIKKLGLKDSPDLDKGIDAVMETYGKSNRNKYRAVVYYLLTKHFKKEAVYN, from the coding sequence ATGAGCAAAAGAGATGAACTTATTGCAAAGTATGCTGCAGATTTAAAAGATAAATGCAGTGTAACGCCAGACATGGATTTATTAACCAAAGTGACTATTGGTTGTGGGCCGTCTATTTATAATGCAGATGCCTCTACGGTTTCTGGATCTGACGAATCTGAATTAGCAACGGTTAAAAACAATTTCTTAATAAAAAAATTAGGATTAAAGGATAGTCCAGATTTAGATAAAGGCATTGATGCCGTTATGGAGACCTACGGGAAATCGAATAGAAACAAATACAGAGCGGTGGTTTACTATTTACTTACCAAGCATTTTAAAAAGGAAGCCGTTTATAATTAA
- a CDS encoding S1 RNA-binding domain-containing protein — MIKLGEINTLEILRESEHGVYLIDNDDNQVLLPNRYVPETFKIYDKLDVFVYLDNEERPVASTDFPYITKGDFALLRCNQVTEHGAFLDWGLVKELFCPFQEQAFKMKPSGWYLVHCYLDEKTNRLVASSKTNRFLDNNELTVAEFDDVDLIVSHPSDIGMNVIVNKKHLGLVYKDQIFKDISVGDKLKGVVKKIRPGNKLDITLGQIGYKSIEPNAERILRELQDNSGYLNLTDKSNPELIKDQLQMSKKNFKKAVGSLYKQKRIEIKTDGIYLV, encoded by the coding sequence ATGATAAAATTAGGAGAAATAAATACATTAGAAATACTTCGTGAAAGCGAACATGGCGTTTATTTAATTGATAATGACGACAACCAAGTGTTATTGCCAAACAGGTATGTTCCAGAAACGTTTAAGATATATGATAAATTAGATGTTTTTGTATATTTAGATAATGAAGAGCGCCCTGTGGCGTCGACAGATTTTCCATATATAACCAAAGGTGATTTTGCGCTATTGCGTTGTAATCAAGTTACAGAACATGGTGCGTTTTTAGATTGGGGATTGGTTAAAGAATTGTTTTGTCCTTTTCAAGAACAAGCCTTTAAAATGAAACCTAGCGGTTGGTATTTGGTGCATTGTTATTTAGATGAAAAAACAAATAGACTCGTGGCATCGAGCAAAACGAATCGGTTTTTGGACAATAATGAATTAACAGTTGCCGAGTTTGACGACGTGGATTTGATTGTTTCGCATCCATCGGATATTGGGATGAACGTTATCGTTAACAAAAAACATTTAGGCTTGGTCTACAAGGATCAAATATTTAAAGATATTAGTGTTGGCGATAAATTAAAAGGGGTCGTTAAAAAAATACGTCCGGGAAACAAACTTGATATTACACTAGGACAAATAGGCTACAAGAGTATCGAACCCAATGCCGAACGTATTTTGCGGGAGTTACAAGATAATAGTGGCTATTTAAATTTAACCGATAAGTCTAATCCTGAGCTGATAAAAGATCAGCTTCAAATGAGCAAAAAAAACTTTAAAAAGGCGGTTGGTTCTTTATACAAACAAAAACGTATTGAGATAAAAACCGATGGTATTTACTTAGTTTAA